Proteins from one Mycolicibacter virginiensis genomic window:
- a CDS encoding DUF2237 family protein — MPDRNVLGGPLEPCGSDPITGFYRDGCCSSGPEDIGRHTICAVVTGEFLEHQRSIGNDLSTPMPAYRFPGLVPGDRWCVTALNWLRAHRDGCAAPVVLAATHERTLEVVALEVLADYAVDVPDDPSDL, encoded by the coding sequence ATGCCCGACCGCAACGTACTGGGCGGCCCGCTGGAGCCGTGCGGCAGCGACCCGATCACCGGCTTCTACCGCGACGGCTGTTGCTCGTCAGGGCCCGAGGACATCGGACGGCACACGATTTGCGCCGTCGTCACCGGCGAATTCCTGGAACACCAGCGCTCGATCGGCAACGACCTGTCCACGCCGATGCCGGCCTACCGGTTCCCGGGGCTGGTGCCCGGCGATCGCTGGTGCGTCACCGCGCTGAACTGGTTGCGGGCCCACCGCGACGGCTGCGCCGCGCCGGTAGTGCTGGCCGCCACCCATGAACGCACTCTGGAGGTGGTCGCGCTGGAGGTGCTGGCCGACTACGCCGTCGACGTACCCGACGACCCAAGCGACCTGTGA
- a CDS encoding RND family transporter — protein sequence MGGGVIDGDRDFSGTTATLPKRTGGSAPAAASSEYSVRLAALAGFTVRHKALVMGAWVGVALVLALLFPQLETVVRQQSVNLLPGDVPSFQTVDRMSAAFSEQGSKTMVFVAMEDPAGLTPAVRQHYEQLVARLSANTDHVLLVEDLLADPVTAAHAVSNDHQAWYLPVGVAGTLGDPTAAASVQAVRDIAAGVFAGTSTTAYVTGPTATFSDMIASAEHDLLLISIATAGLIALILLIVYRSVFTALLPLLVIAVSLAVGRGVLSVLGELGMPVSQFTVAFMTAILLGAGTDYTVFLISRYHEQRRTHVPADQAVIHATASIGRVILASAATVAFAFLAMVFARLSVFAALGPSCAVAVLIGFAATVTLLPPVLALASKHGIGEPKSDRTRRYWNSVAVAVVRRPGRLLITSLVILLPLAGVAATMKISYDDRKGQPASTASNQGYQLLDHHFGKDIVIPEFLVVESPTDMRTGKGLADLDEMASRISQIPGVTKVSGITRPTGERLEQARLSWQNGQIGDKLAGAVADGNERKDDLTKLTDGADQLASGLAQLDTTLRRALTPLTGILAQAQSAGAQAQQFRPLLQQLSATAPAIDHAIQSGPGLRPLAEQAQSAITILDPLAAALNTSPWCLTTPQCAQIRDQVQILVSLRDSGFFTEVADLGDHYNPTSNATVAGALTDVQNAVTGLDKAFGALGDPTDLAGNIGRLQDGISRLASGAQALATGVHTLADSNIELLSGMSQIATQLQNSARASASSDSASGFYLPANVFENRRFADVAKQFLSADGKAARFAIESTPDPYSGAAIRLAHEIVDVANAARPNTSLADVTVSVAGFPAVNSDIQRLLRADFAQLAIATLLIVGLILVVLLRAVLAPLYLLGTVVLNYLASLGIGVLIFQWGLNYEIAWPVPLLAFIILVAVGADYNMLLVSRLREESGPNIRVGVLRTVANTGSVITSAGLIFAASMFGLTTGSIAIMIQAGLIIGCGLLLDTFLVRTLTVPAIATLLREASWWPNVRHRHRGRRTRQVADRRSTSESARHGQDGQGVPGSGERG from the coding sequence ATGGGGGGTGGGGTGATCGACGGCGATCGGGACTTCTCGGGTACCACAGCGACACTGCCGAAACGGACTGGCGGTTCGGCCCCTGCGGCCGCTTCCAGCGAGTACAGCGTGCGATTGGCCGCCCTGGCCGGGTTCACGGTGCGACACAAGGCGCTGGTGATGGGGGCATGGGTCGGCGTTGCGCTCGTGCTGGCGCTGCTGTTTCCTCAGCTGGAGACGGTGGTGCGGCAGCAGTCGGTAAATCTGCTCCCCGGCGATGTCCCGTCGTTTCAAACGGTGGACCGCATGAGCGCGGCGTTCAGCGAACAGGGTTCCAAAACGATGGTGTTCGTGGCGATGGAAGACCCCGCCGGGTTAACCCCCGCGGTGCGGCAGCACTACGAGCAGCTCGTGGCGCGGCTCAGCGCCAACACCGATCACGTCCTGCTGGTTGAAGACTTGCTGGCCGACCCTGTCACCGCGGCCCACGCGGTCAGCAACGATCACCAAGCTTGGTATCTGCCGGTGGGTGTGGCTGGCACCCTGGGTGACCCCACCGCGGCCGCCTCCGTGCAGGCGGTGCGCGATATCGCCGCTGGGGTGTTCGCCGGCACGTCGACCACAGCGTATGTGACGGGGCCGACGGCGACCTTCAGTGACATGATCGCCTCTGCCGAGCATGACCTGCTGCTGATTTCGATCGCGACTGCCGGCTTGATCGCGCTGATCCTGCTGATCGTGTACCGGTCGGTATTCACCGCGCTGCTGCCGCTGCTGGTGATCGCAGTGAGCCTGGCCGTTGGGCGCGGTGTGCTATCGGTACTGGGCGAGCTGGGCATGCCTGTCTCGCAGTTCACCGTGGCGTTTATGACCGCGATCCTGCTGGGTGCAGGCACCGATTACACCGTATTCTTGATCAGCCGCTATCACGAGCAGCGGCGCACACACGTGCCCGCCGACCAGGCCGTTATCCACGCTACCGCCAGCATCGGTCGGGTGATCCTGGCCTCGGCGGCCACCGTCGCGTTCGCGTTTTTGGCTATGGTGTTCGCCCGCCTGAGTGTGTTCGCCGCGCTCGGCCCTTCGTGTGCGGTCGCAGTGCTGATCGGATTCGCAGCCACCGTCACACTGCTGCCGCCGGTGCTGGCGCTCGCGTCCAAACACGGCATCGGCGAACCCAAATCCGATCGCACCCGCCGGTACTGGAACAGCGTCGCGGTCGCGGTGGTCCGGCGCCCCGGCCGGTTATTGATCACCAGCCTGGTCATATTACTGCCCTTGGCAGGAGTCGCAGCGACAATGAAAATCAGCTACGACGACCGCAAAGGCCAGCCCGCCAGCACCGCGAGCAACCAGGGCTACCAGCTGCTGGACCACCACTTCGGCAAAGATATCGTCATCCCTGAATTCCTGGTGGTGGAAAGCCCCACCGACATGCGCACCGGTAAGGGGCTGGCAGACCTCGACGAAATGGCCTCCCGCATCTCCCAGATCCCCGGCGTCACCAAAGTCTCCGGGATCACCCGGCCCACCGGAGAGCGCCTCGAACAGGCCCGACTCTCGTGGCAGAACGGCCAGATCGGTGACAAGTTGGCTGGCGCCGTCGCCGACGGCAACGAACGCAAGGACGACCTCACCAAGCTCACCGACGGCGCCGACCAACTCGCCAGCGGGCTCGCACAGCTTGACACCACCCTGCGCAGGGCTTTGACACCACTGACCGGGATACTGGCTCAAGCTCAGTCCGCGGGCGCTCAGGCCCAGCAGTTCCGACCGTTGCTCCAACAGCTTTCAGCGACCGCCCCGGCCATCGACCACGCAATCCAATCCGGCCCCGGGCTGCGACCTTTGGCGGAACAAGCCCAAAGCGCCATCACAATCCTCGACCCCCTCGCCGCCGCCCTCAACACCTCCCCGTGGTGCCTCACCACGCCGCAATGCGCCCAGATCCGTGATCAGGTTCAGATTCTGGTGAGCTTGCGCGACAGCGGATTCTTCACCGAGGTCGCCGACCTCGGTGACCACTACAACCCCACCAGCAACGCCACCGTGGCTGGCGCCCTCACCGATGTCCAAAACGCGGTGACCGGCCTGGACAAGGCCTTCGGAGCCCTCGGTGATCCCACTGATCTGGCCGGCAACATAGGTCGACTCCAAGACGGCATCAGTCGACTCGCCTCGGGCGCCCAAGCACTGGCAACCGGCGTGCACACCTTGGCCGACAGCAACATCGAACTGCTGTCCGGGATGAGCCAGATCGCCACCCAACTGCAGAACTCGGCTCGCGCCAGCGCCTCCTCAGACTCTGCCAGCGGCTTCTACCTGCCCGCCAACGTCTTCGAGAACCGCCGATTCGCCGATGTGGCGAAACAATTCCTGTCAGCCGACGGCAAAGCCGCACGCTTCGCCATCGAATCGACACCCGACCCCTACAGTGGCGCAGCAATCCGCCTGGCGCACGAGATCGTCGACGTTGCCAACGCGGCGCGCCCCAACACATCACTGGCAGACGTCACCGTCTCGGTTGCCGGGTTCCCCGCCGTCAACTCCGACATCCAACGGCTGCTGCGGGCGGACTTCGCCCAACTGGCCATCGCCACCCTGCTCATTGTCGGCCTCATCCTCGTGGTGTTGCTGCGCGCCGTGCTGGCCCCGCTGTACCTGCTGGGCACCGTCGTGTTGAACTACCTGGCCTCACTCGGCATCGGCGTCCTGATCTTCCAATGGGGACTCAACTACGAAATCGCCTGGCCGGTGCCGCTGTTGGCATTCATCATCCTGGTAGCAGTCGGCGCCGACTACAACATGCTGCTCGTCTCACGGCTGCGCGAAGAATCCGGACCCAACATCCGCGTCGGCGTACTACGCACCGTCGCCAACACCGGCTCCGTCATCACCTCAGCCGGCCTGATCTTCGCCGCCAGCATGTTCGGCCTCACCACCGGCTCGATCGCCATCATGATCCAGGCCGGCCTCATCATCGGCTGTGGGCTCCTCCTCGACACCTTCCTGGTGCGCACCCTCACCGTCCCCGCCATCGCCACACTGCTGCGCGAAGCCAGCTGGTGGCCCAACGTGCGGCACCGTCATCGCGGCCGACGGACCCGACAAGTTGCTGATCGTAGATCCACTAGCGAATCGGCCAGGCATGGTCAGGATGGTCAGGGCGTACCGGGAAGCGGTGAACGAGGCTGA
- the tenA gene encoding thiaminase II: MTERNRERLWAHIDGIYRQICEHPFVTGLTKGTLGRNQFRYYLVQDAHYLRGYARALAICAAKAPIESELTMFAEHAGAAITAEAELHAGLLADLGVDVEAAAALPIAPTTQAYTSYLLAVTGSGSYAEAVAAVLPCYWVYARVGEHLQRHGSPEPLFQRWIDTYAGQEYQAVVEAVLAVADRIGTHLPAAEWELMRRHFHTAARYEWMFFDAAYRMEDWPV, encoded by the coding sequence ATGACCGAGCGGAACCGGGAGCGGCTGTGGGCGCATATCGACGGAATCTACCGGCAGATCTGCGAGCATCCGTTCGTCACCGGTCTGACCAAGGGAACCTTGGGGCGCAACCAGTTTCGCTACTACCTGGTACAGGACGCGCACTACCTGCGCGGTTACGCGCGGGCACTGGCGATCTGCGCGGCCAAGGCGCCGATCGAGTCGGAGCTGACGATGTTCGCCGAGCACGCAGGCGCGGCGATCACCGCCGAAGCGGAACTGCATGCCGGGCTGCTGGCGGATCTGGGGGTCGACGTCGAAGCTGCCGCCGCACTGCCGATCGCCCCGACGACTCAGGCCTACACCAGCTATCTGCTGGCGGTCACCGGCTCCGGCTCGTACGCCGAGGCCGTCGCCGCAGTGCTGCCCTGCTACTGGGTCTACGCCCGGGTGGGTGAGCACCTGCAGCGCCACGGCTCACCGGAGCCGCTGTTCCAGCGCTGGATCGATACGTACGCGGGACAGGAGTATCAGGCGGTGGTCGAGGCGGTGCTTGCCGTCGCCGATCGCATCGGTACACATCTGCCGGCAGCGGAGTGGGAGCTGATGCGCCGGCATTTCCACACCGCCGCCCGTTATGAATGGATGTTCTTCGACGCCGCCTACCGGATGGAGGACTGGCCGGTGTGA
- a CDS encoding IS30 family transposase, producing MELLAAGWSTAQAAREVGVNVRTARDWRQGIRHVNNTRIYPDGRVVDYNHGTVYKQPVTSVTCDDTGPPAIDGRYLSIEDRVAIAEGLLGRDSLRAIADRIGKNVSTVSREVRRHSIDGRYLPYQADRVAVAARARPKGSKLVVNTVLREAVEEGLSRKLSPEQISRRLRRDHPDDESMWVSHETIYQALYFQARGGLKREVQQALRTGRTRRKPHRKDGERYQRFTDPMVMISDRPAEVEDRAIPGHWEGDLITGEKNQTAIGTLVERTTRYTMLLHLPGGHDAETVRDALIATMSTLPAHLRGSLTWDQGAEMAGHKQFSMATDMAVYFCDPASPWQRGSNENTNGLLRQYFPKGTDLSIYGPEDLEHVAQELNSRPRKTLGWDTPAERLRDLLLAN from the coding sequence ATGGAGCTGCTCGCGGCCGGCTGGTCAACCGCGCAGGCAGCTCGTGAGGTCGGTGTGAACGTACGGACCGCGCGGGACTGGCGCCAGGGGATTCGCCACGTCAACAACACGCGGATCTATCCCGATGGCCGGGTCGTGGACTACAACCACGGCACCGTCTACAAACAGCCTGTGACCAGTGTGACCTGCGATGACACCGGGCCGCCGGCGATTGACGGCCGGTATCTGTCGATCGAGGATCGGGTAGCGATCGCCGAGGGCCTGCTCGGGAGGGATTCGCTGCGGGCGATCGCCGACCGGATCGGCAAGAACGTCTCCACCGTCTCGCGGGAGGTCCGCAGACACAGCATTGATGGCCGATACCTGCCGTATCAGGCCGATCGTGTGGCAGTGGCGGCCCGGGCGCGGCCCAAGGGGTCCAAACTGGTGGTGAACACGGTCCTGCGGGAGGCGGTCGAGGAAGGCTTATCGCGCAAGCTCTCACCGGAGCAGATCTCGCGCCGCCTGCGCCGGGATCATCCCGACGACGAGAGCATGTGGGTGAGCCACGAAACGATCTACCAGGCCCTCTACTTCCAGGCCCGAGGTGGCTTGAAACGAGAAGTGCAGCAAGCACTTCGGACCGGACGAACGAGACGTAAACCGCACCGCAAAGACGGCGAACGCTATCAGCGGTTCACCGACCCGATGGTGATGATCAGCGACCGCCCCGCCGAAGTCGAAGACCGTGCGATCCCCGGGCATTGGGAAGGCGATCTGATCACCGGGGAGAAGAACCAGACCGCGATCGGCACCCTCGTCGAGCGAACGACGCGCTACACGATGCTGCTGCACCTACCGGGCGGGCATGACGCCGAGACCGTGCGCGATGCACTGATCGCAACTATGAGCACCCTGCCGGCACATCTGCGGGGGTCACTGACCTGGGACCAAGGCGCCGAGATGGCCGGGCACAAGCAGTTCAGCATGGCCACCGACATGGCCGTCTATTTCTGCGATCCGGCCAGCCCCTGGCAGCGTGGCAGCAACGAGAACACCAACGGACTGCTGCGGCAGTACTTCCCCAAAGGAACCGACCTGAGCATCTACGGACCCGAAGACCTCGAACACGTCGCCCAAGAGCTCAACAGCCGCCCACGCAAAACGCTCGGCTGGGATACCCCAGCCGAGCGCCTGCGTGATCTACTACTGGCCAACTAA
- a CDS encoding TIGR03767 family metallophosphoesterase, with protein sequence MSLSRRSFLQAGLAVAAGAAAGLGSRLAHAEPAALLASNPTGTTLDVVSTPGMAQAGGYRPLVAGSGWPLYIRQELATAGPAREMARTALTAFVQVTDLHLTDAQSPARFEFVHPFVSSAYRPHETLTTQGAVSLVKQLNALPGGPFTGRPFDCLVSTGDNTDNKELIELDWFLTVMSGGSIIPNTGAPDRYEGVQAHGSSDYWLAESPYWDSYKGKGFQQIPGFLSAAISAHVSPGLRMPWYSVVGNHDEQLLGTVPNGLLDWMYTSPIKFDLPHSDPSAIAIAKALCADPSQLVPILLQLKSGGPFLPATVDQRRMPFTLSQYVRRHFEPAITGPGPVGHGFTDPDGPTWYTFQVAPGVLGVAMNTTNDLGLSAGSINESQLRFVLEQIDAHRDQLVILFSHHTSRTMNVGLPDPNHPGEKLYTGASLVAALLERPNVIAWVNGHTHTNEMIPHKGPTPKQSFWEINTASHIDYPQLARIIEVTDNHDGTLSLFTPLVEAQAPFTADPSDLSPAGLASLYRELSYNDLHRKDARLGAVADRNCELLLAHPLH encoded by the coding sequence GTGAGCCTGTCCCGTCGTAGTTTCCTTCAGGCCGGGCTGGCCGTGGCCGCCGGCGCTGCCGCAGGCCTGGGTTCCCGCTTGGCGCATGCCGAACCGGCGGCGTTGCTGGCGTCGAATCCGACCGGCACCACCTTGGATGTGGTCAGCACGCCGGGCATGGCCCAAGCGGGTGGCTATCGGCCGCTGGTCGCCGGCAGTGGATGGCCGTTGTACATCCGCCAGGAGCTGGCCACCGCGGGCCCCGCGCGCGAGATGGCCCGCACCGCGTTGACGGCGTTCGTCCAGGTCACCGATCTGCACCTCACCGACGCGCAGAGTCCGGCCCGATTCGAGTTCGTCCATCCGTTTGTCTCGTCGGCCTACCGGCCGCACGAGACACTGACCACGCAGGGGGCGGTCTCGCTGGTGAAGCAGCTCAACGCGCTTCCCGGCGGGCCGTTCACCGGACGGCCATTCGATTGCTTGGTCTCCACCGGGGACAACACCGACAACAAAGAGCTGATCGAACTGGACTGGTTTCTGACGGTGATGTCGGGAGGGTCGATCATCCCCAACACCGGTGCGCCGGATCGCTATGAGGGCGTGCAGGCGCATGGCTCGTCGGATTACTGGCTGGCCGAGTCGCCCTATTGGGACAGCTACAAGGGCAAGGGATTTCAGCAGATTCCGGGCTTCCTGTCCGCTGCGATTTCTGCGCATGTCAGCCCGGGTCTGCGCATGCCCTGGTATTCGGTGGTGGGCAACCACGACGAGCAGCTGCTGGGCACCGTTCCCAACGGTCTGCTGGACTGGATGTACACCTCGCCGATCAAATTCGATCTGCCGCATAGCGATCCCTCGGCGATCGCCATCGCCAAGGCGCTGTGCGCCGATCCCTCGCAGCTCGTCCCGATCCTGCTGCAGCTCAAGTCCGGCGGCCCCTTCTTGCCTGCAACGGTGGATCAGCGACGCATGCCATTCACGTTGAGCCAGTACGTTCGTCGGCACTTCGAGCCAGCCATCACCGGCCCCGGACCGGTCGGGCATGGTTTCACCGATCCAGATGGGCCTACCTGGTACACCTTCCAAGTGGCGCCCGGTGTCCTCGGTGTGGCGATGAACACCACCAATGACCTTGGCCTGTCGGCCGGCTCGATCAACGAAAGTCAGTTGCGGTTCGTCCTCGAGCAGATCGACGCGCACCGGGATCAGTTGGTGATCCTATTCAGCCACCACACCTCACGGACTATGAATGTTGGCCTGCCGGATCCGAATCATCCCGGCGAAAAGCTCTATACGGGCGCATCGCTTGTCGCGGCACTGCTGGAGCGGCCGAACGTGATCGCATGGGTGAATGGGCACACTCACACTAACGAGATGATCCCGCACAAGGGTCCCACTCCCAAGCAGAGCTTCTGGGAGATCAACACGGCCAGCCACATCGACTATCCGCAGCTGGCCAGGATCATCGAAGTCACCGACAATCACGACGGCACGCTGAGTCTGTTCACCCCGCTGGTCGAGGCCCAGGCGCCGTTCACCGCGGACCCCAGCGATCTGAGTCCCGCCGGTCTGGCCAGCCTGTACCGCGAGCTGTCCTACAACGATCTGCACCGCAAGGATGCCCGGCTAGGCGCCGTGGCGGATCGCAACTGCGAGTTGCTGCTTGCTCATCCGCTGCACTGA
- the gjpA gene encoding outer membrane porin GjpA produces MQHFAPAPWVAAGVALIGAGAVAVTPVTVPLPGLSPSHSAAVALTADFDLFGAWQDVFATAKDNASTLWDHMSAVPGVAAQQLIADLMNGTSIDPQAVLEAIVQPNMATDLTMSPLLLSNDALQALVTLVMPQYMPEDFPLTTDELTPILSFLASPLSGVLIGALGPSISPLVALGNSVSEISAALSGDEPDWTAALQGVANIPANMVGGLLNGATLNLDALLPSLTEAGLLPADLDVTALSYTFGGLLSPGVTGTDVEGFIKEISDGSSPGIGGSIINGLGLTTGLMGFPLEIEGQGVGLLGAWQSLQEIIAMTLGWDGVGSPLGDEADTVASLVSDIFGASV; encoded by the coding sequence ATGCAACACTTTGCCCCCGCTCCGTGGGTCGCAGCAGGCGTCGCGCTCATCGGCGCCGGCGCCGTCGCCGTCACCCCGGTCACCGTTCCGCTGCCCGGTCTGAGCCCTTCCCACTCGGCCGCTGTGGCCCTGACCGCCGACTTCGACCTGTTTGGCGCTTGGCAGGACGTCTTCGCCACCGCCAAGGACAACGCCAGCACGCTGTGGGACCACATGTCCGCGGTGCCGGGCGTGGCCGCCCAGCAGCTGATCGCCGACCTCATGAATGGCACGTCCATCGACCCGCAGGCGGTCCTCGAGGCGATCGTGCAGCCCAACATGGCGACCGACCTGACGATGTCGCCGCTGCTGCTGAGCAACGACGCGCTGCAGGCGCTGGTCACGCTGGTGATGCCCCAGTACATGCCCGAGGACTTCCCGCTCACCACCGACGAGCTCACGCCGATTCTCTCCTTCCTGGCGTCACCGCTCAGCGGGGTGCTGATCGGCGCGCTCGGCCCCTCCATCAGCCCGCTGGTGGCACTGGGCAACAGCGTCAGCGAGATCAGCGCCGCTCTGTCCGGCGACGAGCCGGACTGGACCGCGGCGTTGCAGGGCGTGGCCAACATCCCGGCCAACATGGTCGGCGGGCTCCTCAACGGGGCCACCCTCAACCTGGATGCGCTGCTGCCCAGCCTGACCGAGGCCGGCTTGCTGCCCGCAGACCTGGACGTCACCGCGCTCAGCTACACCTTCGGCGGGCTGCTGTCGCCCGGTGTCACCGGCACCGACGTCGAGGGCTTCATCAAGGAGATCTCTGACGGCAGCTCCCCCGGTATCGGCGGCTCGATCATCAACGGCCTGGGATTGACCACCGGTCTCATGGGCTTCCCGCTGGAGATTGAGGGCCAAGGCGTCGGACTGCTGGGCGCGTGGCAAAGCCTGCAGGAGATCATCGCCATGACGCTCGGCTGGGACGGCGTCGGCAGCCCCTTGGGCGATGAGGCCGACACCGTCGCCTCGCTGGTGAGCGACATCTTCGGCGCCAGCGTGTAA
- a CDS encoding TetR/AcrR family transcriptional regulator yields MSSRLQFGHDDSKDDDDIDPRRIRSRNRLLDAAAALLTSGGVEAVTIDAVTKASKVARTTLYRHFNSSSQLLAATFERLLPQVTPPAPASGTLRERLIELLTRQAALFDDAPLHVTALAWLALGPTATTDHASTEHAPRALRARVIDQYRQPFDAILQSAEARAELGDFDVELVLCQLIGPFAFARMTGLRTMTAHDCTRIVDDFLASHRHKDREPATTPAGDNSTAGQAANSASGQARTDVDRLSG; encoded by the coding sequence GTGAGCAGCCGGTTGCAGTTCGGCCACGATGACAGCAAGGACGATGACGACATCGACCCCCGCCGGATCCGGTCTCGCAATCGCCTACTGGACGCAGCGGCCGCACTGCTCACCAGCGGCGGCGTTGAGGCCGTCACCATTGATGCGGTCACCAAAGCCTCCAAGGTGGCTCGCACCACCCTCTACCGTCATTTCAACAGCTCGTCGCAGCTGCTTGCAGCGACCTTCGAGCGGCTACTGCCCCAAGTCACCCCGCCTGCACCCGCCAGTGGAACGCTGCGCGAACGGCTCATCGAACTGCTCACCCGCCAGGCCGCCTTATTCGACGACGCCCCGCTGCACGTCACCGCGCTGGCCTGGCTCGCCCTGGGCCCCACCGCAACCACCGATCACGCCAGTACCGAGCACGCCCCTAGGGCCCTGCGCGCACGAGTCATTGACCAATACCGACAACCCTTCGACGCCATACTGCAAAGCGCCGAAGCCCGCGCTGAACTCGGCGACTTCGACGTCGAACTCGTACTGTGCCAACTCATCGGGCCATTCGCCTTCGCGCGGATGACCGGCCTGCGCACCATGACTGCCCACGACTGCACACGCATCGTCGACGACTTCCTCGCCTCCCACCGACACAAGGACAGGGAACCCGCAACCACACCGGCCGGCGATAATTCAACCGCTGGTCAGGCAGCAAACAGTGCCTCAGGTCAAGCGAGAACGGATGTTGACCGTCTCTCTGGGTGA
- a CDS encoding DUF6188 family protein, which yields MYTQWIQACTVQRVSLRGGLMLGFDDGNEVVIYSPLLLTLPAVGDFPIEAVFIDPARVATHEIPLLDFAGAVCTQAWCGDGGALHLGFSSGHGIDVDAHPEVTAWELYGRHHGYMACLPQGRVRVVRYDVPEAYDSEVDLAARR from the coding sequence ATGTACACCCAATGGATCCAAGCGTGCACTGTGCAGCGGGTGTCGCTGCGTGGCGGGCTGATGTTGGGCTTCGATGACGGCAATGAGGTGGTCATCTACAGTCCGCTGCTGCTTACGTTGCCCGCTGTCGGTGACTTTCCGATCGAGGCAGTGTTCATCGACCCCGCCCGGGTCGCGACTCATGAGATCCCACTGCTGGACTTCGCCGGCGCGGTGTGCACGCAGGCATGGTGCGGTGATGGCGGTGCGCTGCACCTTGGCTTTTCGAGCGGACACGGCATCGACGTTGACGCCCATCCGGAGGTCACCGCCTGGGAGTTGTACGGCCGGCACCATGGCTACATGGCGTGCCTGCCGCAAGGGCGGGTCCGGGTGGTCCGCTATGACGTCCCCGAGGCCTACGACTCCGAGGTAGATCTCGCCGCACGTCGTTAA
- the gatB gene encoding Asp-tRNA(Asn)/Glu-tRNA(Gln) amidotransferase subunit GatB: protein MTAAVAELLDYDDVVARFDPVLGLEVHVELSTATKMFCGCSTAFGAEPNTQVCPVCLGLPGSLPVLNATAVESAIRIGLALNCDIASWCRFARKNYFYPDQPKNYQISQYDEPIAFNGYLDVPLEDGSVWRVDIERAHMEEDTGKLTHVGSDTGRIEGASESLVDYNRAGVPLIEIVTKPITGAAERAPQIARAYVTALRDLLRALDVSDVRMDQGSMRCDANVSLKPTGATEFGTRTETKNVNSLKSVEVAVSYEMRRQGAVLTGGGTVIQETRHFHEAGYTSPGRAKETAEDYRYFPEPDLEPVAPSAELVAGLRETIPELPWLSRKKIQEQWGVSDEVMRDLVNAGAVELVAATVSAGASSEAARAWWGNFLVQKANEAGVELDALAITPKQVAAVVALVESGELSNKLARQVVEGVLAGEGEPAQVMADRGLVVVRDDSVIQAAIDEALAANPDVAEKIRGGKVQAAGAIVGAVMKATKGQADAARVRELVLAACGG from the coding sequence ATGACCGCTGCTGTCGCTGAACTGCTCGATTACGACGACGTCGTCGCCCGCTTCGACCCGGTACTGGGCCTGGAAGTGCACGTCGAGCTGTCTACGGCCACCAAGATGTTCTGCGGATGCTCGACGGCATTCGGCGCCGAGCCGAATACTCAGGTCTGTCCGGTGTGCCTGGGCCTGCCCGGTTCGCTGCCGGTGCTCAATGCCACCGCGGTCGAATCGGCGATCCGGATCGGGCTGGCGCTCAACTGCGACATCGCCTCCTGGTGCCGGTTTGCCCGCAAGAACTATTTCTATCCCGACCAGCCGAAGAACTACCAGATCTCCCAGTACGACGAGCCGATCGCATTCAACGGTTACCTGGACGTGCCGCTGGAAGACGGGTCGGTGTGGCGGGTGGACATCGAGCGCGCCCACATGGAGGAAGACACCGGCAAGCTCACCCATGTGGGCAGCGACACCGGTCGCATCGAAGGTGCCAGCGAATCCCTGGTCGACTACAACCGGGCCGGCGTGCCGCTGATCGAGATCGTCACCAAGCCGATCACCGGCGCAGCTGAACGCGCACCGCAGATCGCTCGGGCTTATGTGACGGCGCTGCGGGATCTGCTGCGGGCGTTGGACGTTTCTGACGTGCGGATGGACCAGGGTTCGATGCGCTGCGACGCCAACGTGTCGCTGAAGCCCACCGGGGCAACCGAATTCGGCACCCGAACCGAGACCAAGAACGTCAACTCGCTCAAGAGCGTCGAGGTGGCGGTGAGCTACGAGATGCGACGCCAGGGCGCGGTGCTGACCGGAGGCGGCACCGTCATTCAGGAGACCCGGCACTTCCACGAAGCCGGTTACACCAGCCCGGGCCGTGCAAAGGAGACCGCCGAGGACTACCGGTACTTCCCTGAGCCCGATCTGGAGCCGGTGGCGCCATCGGCGGAGCTGGTGGCAGGGCTGCGGGAGACCATCCCGGAACTGCCGTGGCTGTCCCGCAAGAAGATCCAGGAGCAGTGGGGCGTCTCCGACGAGGTGATGCGCGATCTGGTCAACGCGGGCGCGGTTGAGTTGGTGGCCGCCACCGTGTCGGCCGGCGCATCCAGCGAGGCGGCCCGGGCCTGGTGGGGAAACTTCCTGGTACAGAAGGCCAACGAGGCCGGTGTCGAACTCGACGCCCTGGCCATCACACCCAAGCAGGTGGCCGCTGTTGTGGCGCTGGTGGAATCGGGCGAGCTCTCCAACAAGCTGGCTCGACAGGTGGTCGAAGGGGTGCTCGCCGGCGAGGGAGAGCCCGCCCAGGTGATGGCCGACCGCGGCCTCGTCGTGGTGCGTGACGACTCGGTGATCCAGGCGGCGATCGACGAAGCCTTAGCCGCCAATCCTGATGTGGCCGAGAAGATCCGGGGTGGCAAGGTACAGGCCGCCGGCGCCATTGTCGGTGCGGTTATGAAAGCCACTAAGGGGCAGGCCGACGCCGCCCGAGTGCGGGAACTGGTACTGGCCGCCTGCGGCGGGTAG